The Nitrogeniibacter aestuarii genome has a window encoding:
- a CDS encoding fructosamine kinase family protein: MNTARLDFIADTIRQTCAPAFSIARVESVSGGSVHDSFSVLASDGSRYFVKTGDAVALDMFEAECDGLDGLRAPGCFKIPEVIAVRGNADHACLILEHLDLRPVGTDAEGKRFGEALAQLHTITNPEFGWRRDHYLGRTPLNNTWTTQWSRFLATTRFAPLLATAIDQGHTELKIPGEKLLNRLPALFANNPLQPALTHGDLWHGNAGMTADGTPVLFDPATSFGDPDADLAMASLFGGFPNSFFLAYRAAMPAREDHAMRERLYRCFHLLNHLVLFGAAYKRETLRHLEWLNAWT; the protein is encoded by the coding sequence ATGAACACAGCGCGGCTGGACTTCATCGCCGATACGATTCGGCAGACCTGCGCCCCCGCGTTTTCGATTGCTCGCGTCGAATCCGTGAGCGGCGGCAGCGTCCACGACAGCTTCAGCGTTCTTGCTAGCGATGGCTCAAGATACTTCGTCAAAACCGGTGACGCCGTCGCACTCGACATGTTCGAAGCCGAGTGCGATGGACTCGATGGGCTCCGGGCGCCTGGCTGCTTCAAGATTCCGGAAGTCATCGCGGTCCGCGGAAACGCAGATCACGCGTGCCTCATCCTCGAGCATCTTGACCTGCGCCCGGTGGGCACGGACGCGGAAGGCAAACGATTCGGCGAAGCGCTGGCCCAATTGCATACCATCACGAATCCCGAGTTTGGCTGGCGGCGAGATCACTACCTTGGCCGCACACCACTGAACAACACCTGGACAACGCAATGGAGCCGCTTCCTCGCGACAACCCGCTTCGCCCCCCTTCTGGCGACTGCAATTGACCAGGGCCATACAGAGCTGAAAATCCCGGGAGAGAAGCTGCTGAACCGCCTGCCAGCACTCTTTGCCAACAACCCCCTCCAGCCTGCATTGACTCACGGAGACCTGTGGCACGGCAATGCCGGCATGACGGCGGACGGAACGCCAGTCCTTTTCGACCCGGCGACCAGCTTCGGTGACCCCGACGCGGATCTGGCGATGGCTTCACTGTTCGGGGGCTTTCCAAACAGCTTCTTTCTTGCCTATCGCGCTGCAATGCCGGCGCGTGAAGATCACGCCATGCGCGAGCGCCTTTATCGCTGCTTTCACCTTCTGAACCACCTTGTCCTCTTCGGCGCCGCATACAAGCGTGAAACACTTCGCCATCTTGAATGGCTCAATGCCTGGACTTGA
- the grxD gene encoding Grx4 family monothiol glutaredoxin, with the protein MSIQEQIKEFVSANPVVLFMKGTPQFPQCGFSAKVAQVLKLAGVEEYAAVNVLADEAVRQGIKEYANWPTIPQLYINGEFVGGCDIISEMYESGELQEMLKQDSAAG; encoded by the coding sequence ATGAGCATTCAAGAGCAGATCAAGGAGTTCGTCTCCGCCAACCCCGTCGTGCTTTTCATGAAGGGCACGCCGCAGTTCCCCCAGTGCGGTTTCTCAGCCAAGGTTGCCCAGGTGCTGAAACTGGCAGGTGTCGAAGAGTACGCTGCGGTGAACGTGCTGGCTGATGAGGCGGTGCGTCAGGGGATCAAGGAGTACGCCAACTGGCCGACCATTCCGCAGCTTTACATCAACGGCGAGTTCGTTGGTGGCTGTGACATCATCAGCGAGATGTATGAAAGTGGTGAGTTGCAGGAGATGCTCAAGCAGGACTCCGCTGCGGGCTGA
- a CDS encoding sensor histidine kinase, producing MIPRRRKEKDGNKGQYNSLFGEILDWMLAPLLFLWPISIIVTHNVADNIANEPYDQAMAESVRTLARMVEFNGTQPEVRLPAPPRILFRADQEDTVYYQVADQKDRVISGDVEIPWTAPPVRLLPDEVHFRDEVIHGEEVRIAYLFARPEPDPTRPPVLVQIAETRNKRADLASQVVTGVLLPQFAIIPLAVVLVWVGLSRGISPLSRLQALIRRRRQTDLSPISTAGVPEELRPLIVAFNEMMSRLEENLQAQQRFIADAAHQMRTPLTGLRMQTELALDETDPELLHDSLTRIARSTERASHLINQLLTLARAESSSEKIYAVEQVDLEMLVREVALDLFPRAQARRIDLGVEDTGWPLLVDGNPVLLNEMIMNLVDNAIKYTPEGGTVTIRTQATDFAILEVEDTGIGIPEEDQERVFERFYRVLGSDADGSGLGLPIVREIADMHRASVTLKPNPAGPGSIAQVVFPRSYARRRPLDEA from the coding sequence GTGATTCCGCGTCGTCGCAAGGAAAAGGATGGCAACAAGGGGCAGTACAACTCCTTGTTTGGCGAAATCCTGGACTGGATGCTGGCCCCCTTGCTGTTTTTGTGGCCGATCTCGATCATCGTCACCCACAACGTGGCTGACAACATCGCCAATGAGCCATATGACCAGGCCATGGCCGAGAGCGTGCGGACGCTTGCCCGAATGGTCGAGTTCAATGGCACGCAGCCCGAGGTTCGATTGCCGGCGCCGCCGCGCATTCTTTTTCGCGCCGACCAGGAAGACACGGTGTACTACCAGGTGGCCGATCAGAAGGATCGGGTCATCTCCGGTGACGTCGAGATCCCCTGGACGGCGCCACCAGTGCGCCTGTTGCCGGATGAAGTTCATTTCCGTGACGAGGTGATCCATGGCGAGGAAGTGCGTATCGCCTATTTGTTTGCCCGGCCCGAGCCCGACCCGACACGGCCTCCCGTTCTGGTTCAGATCGCGGAGACCCGAAACAAGCGAGCGGATCTGGCCTCGCAGGTAGTGACCGGGGTGTTGCTGCCCCAGTTCGCCATCATCCCGCTGGCGGTGGTGCTGGTGTGGGTGGGGCTCTCCCGGGGGATCTCGCCGCTCAGCCGCCTTCAGGCGCTCATCCGGCGTCGCCGTCAGACCGACCTGTCGCCGATCTCGACGGCAGGCGTTCCCGAAGAACTGCGACCACTGATCGTCGCCTTCAACGAAATGATGTCCCGCCTCGAAGAAAACCTTCAGGCCCAACAGCGCTTCATTGCGGACGCCGCTCATCAGATGCGAACCCCGCTGACCGGATTGCGCATGCAGACCGAACTGGCGCTGGACGAGACCGACCCCGAGTTGTTGCACGATTCATTAACCCGGATCGCCCGAAGTACGGAGCGCGCCAGTCATCTGATCAATCAGCTGCTCACGCTGGCCCGGGCAGAATCAAGCTCCGAGAAAATCTATGCGGTCGAACAGGTCGATCTCGAAATGCTGGTGCGTGAAGTTGCGCTTGATCTGTTTCCCCGAGCCCAGGCCAGGCGCATTGATCTGGGTGTCGAGGATACGGGGTGGCCGCTGCTTGTCGATGGCAACCCTGTGCTGCTGAATGAGATGATCATGAATCTCGTGGATAACGCCATCAAATACACGCCCGAGGGCGGAACCGTGACCATTCGGACGCAGGCCACGGACTTTGCCATTCTCGAGGTCGAGGATACGGGTATCGGCATTCCCGAAGAGGATCAGGAGCGCGTCTTCGAGCGTTTCTACCGGGTACTTGGTAGCGATGCCGATGGCTCAGGTCTGGGGTTACCGATCGTGCGCGAAATTGCCGACATGCATAGGGCGAGCGTGACATTGAAGCCCAATCCCGCAGGGCCGGGATCGATCGCGCAAGTGGTGTTCCCGCGCAGTTACGCGCGTCGCCGGCCGCTTGATGAGGCGTAG
- the hemA gene encoding glutamyl-tRNA reductase has protein sequence MHLFALGLNHHTAPLAIRERVAFGPERLLTALKDLTGRCAKEAAILSTCNRTEVYFSTQEPDAAADWLARYHSLSLSEVAPYLYTYPDRDAVRHVFRVASGLDSMVLGEPQILGQVKEAMRQAEEAGTLGTTLHKLFERTFSVAKEVRSTTAIGANVVSMAAASVHLAERIFERMSDQRVLFIGAGEMIELCAAHFAGTGPKQITIANRTPERATALAERFGADTLRLDLVGELMHKYDVVVSCTASRLPIVGLGMVERALKARRHRPMVMVDLAVPRDIEREVEGLDDIFLYTVDDLAQVVASGKESRQAAVLEAESIIEERVTGFFNWLEARNTVPTIRALREEADRLRQQELERAMRRLARGDSVDVVLESLSHGLTNKLLHGPSHYLNHAEGEERARAGELIGQIFKLGDRGD, from the coding sequence ATGCACCTTTTCGCGCTCGGATTGAATCACCACACCGCGCCCCTCGCGATTCGCGAGCGGGTGGCGTTTGGTCCTGAGCGTTTGCTGACCGCCCTCAAGGATCTGACCGGGCGTTGTGCGAAGGAAGCGGCGATTCTCTCCACGTGTAATCGCACGGAAGTCTATTTTTCGACGCAAGAGCCTGACGCCGCTGCGGACTGGCTGGCGCGCTATCACAGCCTGTCTCTGTCAGAGGTGGCGCCCTACCTCTATACCTATCCGGATCGCGATGCCGTGCGTCACGTGTTTCGCGTGGCCAGTGGTCTGGATTCGATGGTGCTTGGCGAGCCGCAGATTCTGGGGCAGGTCAAGGAAGCCATGCGTCAGGCGGAAGAAGCCGGCACGCTGGGCACCACCTTGCACAAGCTCTTCGAGCGCACGTTTTCTGTGGCCAAAGAGGTCCGTTCCACCACCGCGATCGGTGCGAACGTCGTGTCCATGGCCGCAGCATCGGTCCATCTGGCCGAGCGGATCTTCGAACGCATGTCGGATCAACGCGTGCTCTTTATCGGTGCAGGCGAGATGATCGAATTGTGTGCTGCGCATTTCGCAGGCACCGGGCCGAAGCAGATCACGATTGCCAACCGGACGCCCGAGCGTGCGACCGCCCTGGCGGAACGTTTCGGTGCCGACACGTTGCGCCTCGATCTGGTCGGCGAGCTCATGCACAAGTACGACGTAGTGGTCTCCTGTACGGCAAGCCGACTGCCGATCGTCGGCCTGGGGATGGTCGAACGCGCACTCAAGGCGCGTCGCCACCGCCCGATGGTGATGGTGGATCTGGCCGTGCCCCGCGATATCGAGCGCGAGGTCGAGGGTCTCGACGACATCTTCCTGTACACCGTTGACGATCTCGCCCAGGTTGTTGCGTCGGGCAAGGAGTCGCGACAGGCGGCTGTTCTTGAGGCCGAGTCGATAATCGAAGAGCGTGTGACCGGGTTCTTCAACTGGCTTGAAGCGCGCAATACCGTACCGACGATCCGGGCGCTGCGTGAAGAAGCGGACCGCTTGCGTCAGCAGGAACTGGAGCGGGCCATGCGCCGTCTGGCCCGCGGCGATTCGGTGGATGTGGTGCTGGAGTCCCTGAGTCATGGTCTGACGAACAAGCTATTGCATGGCCCGTCCCATTACCTCAATCACGCCGAAGGTGAAGAGCGTGCTCGTGCGGGCGAGCTGATTGGCCAGATCTTCAAACTCGGTGATCGCGGCGATTAG
- a CDS encoding HprK-related kinase A, with amino-acid sequence MLDTILRIPPFNVRVRAPFADVAAHLARFYSAYERLEGTAFVDFDVELIPGGGVRRWWRKQVRFRADAQMPFLPLPADQAAPLLEWGLNWTIASRSLGYLVLHAAVLAREGRAVILPGFPGAGKSTLCASMCHLKDWQLFSDELAIIDPATRRLIAHPRPISLKNESIDLVSGFPGARLGPLFHDTRKGTVAHAAVPETSVLKAESSAQAKWIVFPKFSKDGTTSIEEITRAEAFTLIQQQSFNQERMGDVGFDTLCSLLSETRCYSINYGSTDAGLRAIASIVAEAD; translated from the coding sequence GTGCTCGACACGATTCTTCGCATTCCACCCTTCAATGTCAGGGTCCGCGCTCCTTTTGCGGACGTCGCCGCTCATCTGGCGCGGTTTTACTCCGCCTATGAACGCCTCGAAGGAACCGCCTTTGTCGACTTCGACGTGGAATTGATTCCTGGCGGAGGGGTTCGCCGATGGTGGCGAAAGCAGGTGAGGTTTCGCGCCGATGCACAAATGCCCTTCCTCCCACTCCCTGCAGACCAGGCAGCCCCGTTACTCGAATGGGGCTTGAACTGGACCATTGCAAGCCGATCTCTCGGCTATCTCGTCCTGCACGCTGCAGTTCTCGCACGGGAAGGACGCGCGGTGATCCTGCCGGGATTCCCGGGCGCCGGCAAAAGCACCCTGTGTGCATCGATGTGCCACCTGAAAGACTGGCAACTCTTCTCCGACGAACTTGCCATCATTGATCCGGCAACACGTCGCCTGATCGCCCATCCGCGCCCGATCAGTCTCAAGAACGAATCCATTGATCTGGTCTCCGGTTTCCCGGGGGCCCGCCTCGGCCCTCTTTTTCACGACACGCGAAAAGGCACGGTTGCCCACGCAGCTGTCCCGGAAACATCGGTGCTCAAAGCAGAAAGCAGCGCTCAAGCCAAGTGGATTGTTTTCCCCAAGTTCAGCAAAGACGGCACGACAAGCATTGAAGAGATTACACGGGCTGAAGCCTTCACCCTGATTCAGCAACAATCGTTCAATCAGGAGCGAATGGGGGACGTCGGCTTCGACACACTATGCAGTTTGCTCAGCGAAACACGTTGCTACAGCATCAACTACGGCTCGACAGACGCAGGATTGCGCGCTATTGCGAGCATCGTCGCTGAGGCTGACTGA
- the prfA gene encoding peptide chain release factor 1, translated as MKESIRDKLDQLVARLAEVDHQLADSASLDGQALARLGRERAEIEPVVSAFGHYRQAEADRAAAREMLSDPEMAELAREEIATADAQIEQLEKDLQTALLPKDPDDHRNLFLEVRAGTGGDEAALFAGDLLRMYLRYAESRRWKVEPVSMSESELGGYKEAIVQISGEGAYGRLKFESGGHRVQRVPVTETQGRIHTSACTVAVMPEADDVAEVDINPADLRIDTYRASGAGGQHINKTDSAVRITHLPTGIVVECQDDRSQHRNKAQAMSILAARIRDVQLRAQRESEAATRKSLVGSGDRSERIRTYNFPQGRVTDHRINLTLYKLDAVLAGDLDELIGALLAEYQADQLAALAGEGA; from the coding sequence ATGAAAGAAAGTATTCGGGACAAACTCGACCAACTGGTGGCGCGACTCGCCGAGGTGGATCATCAACTCGCCGACAGTGCCTCGCTGGATGGTCAGGCACTGGCTCGTCTGGGGCGCGAGCGCGCAGAGATCGAGCCGGTGGTATCCGCCTTCGGCCACTATCGGCAGGCAGAAGCTGACAGGGCCGCTGCCCGGGAGATGCTCTCCGATCCCGAGATGGCCGAGCTGGCTCGGGAAGAAATTGCGACCGCGGATGCGCAGATAGAGCAGCTGGAAAAAGATCTTCAAACAGCGCTGTTGCCCAAGGACCCGGACGACCACCGGAATCTGTTTCTCGAAGTCCGTGCCGGTACCGGGGGCGATGAAGCTGCCTTGTTCGCCGGGGACTTGCTGCGCATGTATCTTCGGTACGCCGAGTCCCGCCGCTGGAAGGTGGAGCCCGTGTCCATGTCGGAATCCGAGCTGGGCGGTTACAAAGAGGCTATTGTGCAGATCAGTGGCGAAGGTGCGTACGGGCGTCTCAAGTTCGAATCGGGGGGGCATCGAGTACAGCGTGTGCCGGTGACCGAGACTCAGGGGCGCATCCACACGTCGGCTTGCACCGTCGCTGTCATGCCCGAAGCAGACGACGTCGCGGAAGTCGATATCAACCCGGCAGACTTGCGAATCGATACCTATCGGGCGAGTGGCGCCGGCGGGCAGCACATCAACAAGACGGACTCGGCTGTGCGTATCACCCACCTACCGACCGGCATCGTCGTGGAGTGCCAGGATGACCGCTCGCAACACCGTAACAAGGCACAGGCCATGTCGATTCTGGCTGCACGCATTCGAGATGTTCAGTTGCGTGCTCAGCGTGAGTCCGAGGCGGCCACCCGGAAAAGTCTTGTCGGCAGTGGCGACCGCTCCGAGCGAATTCGGACGTACAACTTTCCACAGGGGCGCGTGACCGATCACCGCATCAATCTGACGCTCTACAAGCTGGACGCCGTTCTCGCGGGCGATCTGGATGAGCTGATTGGTGCCTTGTTGGCCGAATATCAGGCAGATCAGCTCGCGGCGCTGGCTGGCGAGGGCGCTTGA
- a CDS encoding nucleotidyltransferase domain-containing protein: MRADIVKLTHLMTAPSLSADLSSSEWRELIALAREENLLGKLGAILTSHDQIPKGSPARHLVGALMLSRRQRQSVTWEAHKIDQALSELDVPVVLLKGAAYALGNFASADGRLFGDVDILVPREHIARVEMQLRVHGWNSLKLDAYDQRYYRQWMHEIPPMMHVHRGTVIDVHHTILPLTARYRPDPARIFSEASRLNGFRCLRIPSPEDLVIHSCCHLVHEGEVDNILRDIHDIARLLETCFSSHDARMKLAQAAIHHDLQEPTSLALLLVQQYFNRPEIAPILDALEAHNWQSSHARLVNRYLRAIGPDLDSTPSWGKALARQLIYIRGHSLRMPLAMLLRHLVRKAWMQWRDKEPIRTAEN; encoded by the coding sequence ATGCGCGCCGACATCGTCAAGCTGACCCATTTGATGACAGCACCCTCGCTGTCAGCGGACCTGAGCTCGTCCGAATGGCGCGAGCTGATCGCACTTGCGCGCGAGGAAAACCTGCTGGGCAAGCTCGGGGCGATTCTGACCTCGCACGATCAGATACCGAAGGGAAGCCCGGCAAGACATCTTGTCGGCGCCCTGATGCTGAGCCGGCGTCAGCGCCAGTCAGTGACTTGGGAAGCGCACAAGATTGATCAGGCGTTGTCCGAACTTGACGTACCCGTGGTGCTACTCAAAGGGGCCGCCTACGCCCTTGGCAACTTCGCGTCAGCTGACGGCCGCCTCTTCGGCGACGTGGATATCCTCGTCCCGCGCGAACATATTGCCCGGGTCGAAATGCAATTGAGAGTGCACGGCTGGAACAGCCTGAAACTTGATGCCTACGACCAACGCTACTATCGGCAGTGGATGCACGAAATACCGCCCATGATGCATGTACATCGCGGGACGGTGATCGACGTTCACCACACCATCCTGCCGCTGACGGCACGCTATCGCCCCGACCCAGCGCGGATCTTTTCCGAAGCGTCGCGCTTGAACGGTTTCCGATGCCTCAGGATCCCGTCACCTGAAGATCTCGTGATCCACAGCTGTTGCCACCTGGTGCATGAGGGTGAAGTCGATAACATCCTGCGCGACATTCACGATATAGCACGCCTTCTCGAAACCTGTTTTTCCAGTCATGACGCCCGGATGAAGCTGGCGCAAGCGGCGATCCATCATGATCTGCAGGAACCCACTTCATTGGCGCTATTGCTCGTTCAGCAGTATTTCAATCGGCCCGAGATTGCCCCGATTCTGGACGCTCTTGAGGCGCACAACTGGCAATCGTCACACGCGCGTCTGGTCAATCGCTATCTGCGCGCCATCGGGCCGGATCTGGACTCGACGCCCAGTTGGGGCAAGGCGCTGGCCCGACAACTTATCTACATCAGAGGCCATAGTCTGAGAATGCCACTCGCGATGCTCCTGCGGCATCTTGTGCGTAAAGCATGGATGCAGTGGCGTGACAAAGAGCCCATCCGGACAGCCGAGAATTAG
- the argH gene encoding argininosuccinate lyase, with protein MADQQNNRDDNSKAWSGRFSEPVSDLVMRYTASVFFDQRMATQDIRGSRAHAKMLARQGIISDQDQADIERGLDTIQEEIANGQFQWSLQDEDVHLNIEKRLTALIGDAGKRLHTGRSRNDQVATDIRLWLRDATDQIIVLLRDFQLALLDLAEANAATPLPGFTHLQVAQPVTFGHHLMAYCEMARRDAERFADCRKRINRLPLGAAALAGTSYPIDREFVARELEFDDVCENSLDAVSDRDFAIEFCAASSLLMVHLSRLSEELILWMSPRVGFIDLADRFCTGSSIMPQKKNPDVPELVRGKTGRVNGSLITLLTLMKGQPLAYNKDNQEDKEPLFDTADTVIDTLRIYTDMIPGIRVKADAMRDALSQGFATATDLADYLVKKGLPFRDAHEVVARAVRAAETRGCDLPDLPLPDLKAFSDLIEEDVYQVLTVEGALDSRNHIGGTAPNQVRAAVERARARLG; from the coding sequence ATGGCAGATCAACAAAACAACCGGGATGACAACAGCAAGGCATGGTCCGGACGCTTCTCCGAGCCCGTCTCCGACCTTGTGATGCGATACACCGCCTCCGTGTTCTTCGACCAGCGCATGGCCACGCAGGACATTCGGGGCTCGCGCGCTCACGCCAAAATGCTGGCCCGCCAGGGCATCATCAGCGATCAGGATCAGGCCGATATCGAACGCGGTCTGGACACCATTCAGGAAGAGATCGCCAACGGCCAATTCCAGTGGTCGCTGCAGGATGAAGACGTTCACCTGAACATCGAGAAGCGCCTCACTGCGCTCATCGGCGATGCCGGCAAACGCCTGCACACCGGGCGTAGCCGCAACGACCAGGTCGCCACCGACATCCGCCTTTGGTTGCGCGACGCCACCGACCAGATCATTGTCCTGCTGCGTGACTTCCAGCTGGCACTGCTCGATCTGGCCGAAGCCAATGCCGCCACGCCCCTGCCCGGCTTCACCCACCTTCAGGTGGCCCAGCCGGTGACCTTCGGGCACCACCTGATGGCCTACTGCGAAATGGCACGCCGCGACGCCGAGCGTTTCGCCGATTGCCGCAAGCGCATCAACCGGCTGCCGCTGGGTGCAGCAGCGCTGGCGGGCACCTCCTACCCGATCGACCGGGAGTTCGTCGCACGTGAGCTGGAATTTGACGACGTCTGCGAAAACTCGCTCGACGCGGTCTCCGACCGTGATTTCGCCATCGAATTCTGCGCCGCCTCGTCACTGCTGATGGTGCACCTCTCGCGCCTGTCCGAAGAGCTGATCCTGTGGATGAGCCCGCGCGTGGGCTTCATTGATCTGGCCGACCGTTTCTGCACCGGCAGCTCGATCATGCCGCAGAAGAAAAATCCGGACGTCCCCGAGCTGGTGCGTGGCAAGACCGGCCGGGTCAACGGCAGCCTGATCACCCTGCTCACCCTCATGAAAGGCCAGCCGCTCGCCTACAACAAGGACAATCAGGAAGACAAGGAGCCGCTGTTCGACACCGCCGATACGGTGATCGACACGCTACGCATCTATACCGACATGATTCCCGGCATCCGGGTCAAGGCCGACGCCATGCGTGACGCCCTCTCGCAGGGCTTTGCCACGGCAACTGATCTGGCCGACTATCTGGTCAAGAAAGGCCTGCCGTTCCGCGACGCCCATGAAGTGGTTGCGCGCGCCGTGCGTGCCGCCGAGACGCGCGGCTGTGATTTGCCCGACCTGCCGCTGCCCGACCTCAAGGCCTTTTCCGACCTGATCGAAGAGGACGTCTATCAGGTGCTCACCGTCGAAGGCGCACTGGACAGCCGCAATCACATCGGCGGCACCGCCCCCAATCAGGTGCGCGCCGCAGTCGAGCGCGCACGAGCGCGACTGGGCTGA
- a CDS encoding serine/threonine-protein kinase, whose amino-acid sequence MERLGKYELRSLLGEGATSAVYLAYDPFAQREVAIKRIYPEVLKDPERGRLYRHLLITEASLAGRLSHPHIAQIYDAMVDDDDGYVVMEYVPGGTLEQFCRPDSLLPFDRVIEIIFKATRALDYAYHQGITHRDIKPANILMCNPEGQDIKLSDFGAALFTASDTTQISGVGSPAYMSPQQVREMPLTHQTDIYSLGVVMYQMLTGRLPFEATNNYSLLYRIANETPPSPATLRPEVPDELDAIVQRAMQKDLEDRYETWVEFSHDLAHAFRNIGLAARKTATSDTQKFQTLRGLTFFREFTDVEIWEVVRFSEWRFAQPGTMILKEGEPGDHFCFLARGEARVSKQGRLLHLLTPGDCFGEMAVFSAGSGVRTASVEASTEVEIITVRSRALQRASDACRMHFYKAFLEVLATRLSMTSARYANV is encoded by the coding sequence ATGGAACGCCTGGGCAAATACGAGCTTCGCAGTTTGCTGGGTGAAGGCGCCACCAGCGCCGTCTACCTGGCCTACGATCCGTTTGCCCAGCGCGAAGTTGCGATCAAACGCATCTACCCCGAGGTCCTCAAGGACCCCGAACGGGGGCGCCTTTATCGCCATCTGCTGATCACCGAGGCCTCACTCGCCGGGCGGCTGTCACATCCGCACATCGCCCAGATTTACGATGCCATGGTCGATGACGACGACGGCTACGTGGTCATGGAATATGTCCCGGGGGGGACGCTCGAACAGTTCTGCCGGCCAGACAGCCTGTTGCCCTTCGATCGCGTCATTGAAATCATCTTCAAGGCCACCCGCGCCCTCGACTACGCCTATCACCAGGGCATCACCCACCGCGACATCAAGCCGGCCAACATCCTGATGTGCAACCCGGAGGGGCAGGACATCAAGCTGTCCGACTTCGGCGCCGCCCTGTTTACAGCGTCGGACACGACCCAGATCTCCGGTGTCGGCTCGCCGGCTTACATGTCGCCCCAGCAAGTACGCGAGATGCCGCTGACGCATCAGACCGACATCTACTCACTGGGCGTGGTCATGTACCAGATGCTCACCGGCCGGCTGCCCTTCGAGGCCACGAACAACTACAGCCTGCTCTACCGGATTGCCAACGAAACGCCGCCATCCCCGGCGACCCTGCGCCCGGAAGTCCCTGACGAACTGGACGCCATCGTCCAGCGCGCCATGCAGAAGGATCTGGAAGATCGCTACGAGACGTGGGTCGAGTTCTCCCATGACCTCGCCCACGCGTTCAGGAACATCGGTCTGGCGGCCCGCAAAACCGCGACCTCGGACACCCAGAAGTTCCAGACGCTCCGTGGCCTCACCTTCTTCAGGGAATTTACCGACGTCGAAATCTGGGAGGTGGTGCGGTTCTCCGAATGGCGCTTCGCCCAGCCCGGCACCATGATTCTCAAAGAAGGCGAACCCGGCGATCACTTCTGCTTCCTCGCACGCGGCGAAGCGCGCGTATCAAAGCAAGGTCGCCTGCTGCACCTGCTGACGCCGGGCGACTGCTTCGGAGAAATGGCCGTTTTCTCGGCCGGCAGTGGCGTTCGGACCGCTTCGGTCGAGGCCAGCACCGAGGTCGAAATCATCACCGTGCGCTCCCGCGCACTGCAGCGTGCCTCCGATGCCTGCAGGATGCACTTCTACAAGGCATTTCTGGAAGTACTCGCCACCCGCCTGTCGATGACCAGCGCGCGCTACGCAAACGTCTAG
- the prmC gene encoding peptide chain release factor N(5)-glutamine methyltransferase, protein MSGLTVGAALRQAGALIGRVDARVLMCHVLACGTSYLIAHDDAPLDAKQTAAFDALVQGRCQGRPVAYLVGHREFYGREFLVNESVLIPRPETELIVDLARQLYPEGAARVLDLGTGSGALAVTLSREWPEADVVGVDASVPALDVAKVNSQRLGAQVRFCESDWFSALSDEPLFDLIVSNPPYIRESDPHLAAGDVRFEPASALVGGRDGLADIARICADAPAHLQAGGWLLFEHGYDQAGDVRSLLATGPFRDIQSWRDIARIERVTGGRLDAARAQA, encoded by the coding sequence TTGAGCGGGCTGACCGTCGGTGCGGCGCTGCGGCAGGCCGGCGCGTTGATTGGGCGGGTCGATGCCCGGGTCTTGATGTGTCACGTGCTCGCATGCGGGACGAGTTACCTGATTGCCCATGATGACGCGCCACTCGACGCGAAGCAGACGGCGGCGTTCGATGCGCTTGTGCAGGGGCGGTGCCAGGGGCGCCCTGTCGCCTATCTGGTCGGCCATCGAGAGTTTTACGGACGTGAGTTCCTGGTGAACGAGTCGGTGCTGATTCCGCGGCCGGAGACCGAGCTCATTGTCGATCTTGCCAGGCAACTCTATCCGGAAGGGGCTGCGCGCGTGCTCGATCTCGGGACGGGGAGCGGCGCCCTTGCTGTCACGCTGAGCCGGGAATGGCCCGAGGCGGATGTGGTTGGTGTGGATGCCTCGGTGCCGGCGCTGGATGTTGCAAAGGTGAACTCGCAGCGTCTGGGTGCACAGGTCAGGTTCTGCGAAAGCGACTGGTTTTCTGCATTGAGCGACGAGCCACTGTTCGATCTCATTGTGTCCAACCCGCCTTATATTCGTGAATCGGACCCGCATCTGGCGGCGGGGGATGTTCGTTTCGAGCCCGCGAGTGCGCTGGTGGGCGGGCGAGACGGCCTGGCTGACATTGCGCGAATCTGCGCGGATGCGCCCGCGCACTTGCAGGCGGGCGGATGGCTGTTGTTCGAGCATGGCTATGATCAGGCCGGCGATGTTCGCTCGCTGCTAGCGACCGGGCCATTTCGGGACATTCAATCGTGGCGTGATATCGCCCGGATCGAACGGGTGACTGGCGGGCGGCTTGACGCTGCACGGGCACAGGCCTAA